The following proteins are co-located in the Labrys monachus genome:
- a CDS encoding transglycosylase domain-containing protein has translation MAQGQRRMIERVEPRFEPDRKDEPGADTDADGGGLRLTREDRPAPVPIEARGRASASPKTVRQKSGKGFFGGDARTSGSRGGSSGGGRGRRPRRRRSFLFRLVYWSFVLAMWGLLGVGGIVAWYAAHLPPIQNLEVPQRPPNVQIVSADGAVLANRGDMGGAAVSIKDLPSYVPQAFVAIEDRRFYSHFGIDPIGLARAAFVAITTHRATQGGSTLTQQLAKNVFLTQERSLQRKVQEAILAIWLEHKFTKDQILEMYINRVYFGAGAYGIEAAAQRYFHEPAKSLSIAEAATLAGLMKAPSSLAPNKNPKGAQARAHEVLDAMVDTKVITPQQEQQALATPVKVSKFASESSGNYPADWIMGLLDDFTGPLDTDVIVDTTIDSKLQSLGEQSLRQALDKSGAKLHVSQGALVAMDPDGAVRAMVGGRSYADSQFNRVIMAHRQPGSTFKPFVYLAALEAGATPDTVRDDAPVSLAGWNPADFSKEYRGPVSLTTALALSLNTVAVRLCAEVGAKTVVDVAHRLGISSNLEPNPSIALGTSEVTPLEITSAYATFANGGHLVIPYVVKRIRTVKGKVLFQRGPPMGQTVISDDKVGMMNSMMSETLTVGTARKWALSGWQAAGKSGTSQNFRDAWFIGFTSHMVTSVWVGNDDGSSTKRITGGAMPAQIWNTFMKTAHKGLAPRPLPGAPWVHQEAPVDPAVDAQQPQIDGAPDDQPVAMDPSYDGGPPPDRPGIGDWLHRVLGN, from the coding sequence ATGGCGCAGGGGCAGCGGCGCATGATTGAACGGGTCGAGCCGCGCTTTGAGCCGGACAGGAAAGACGAGCCGGGCGCGGACACGGATGCCGATGGCGGCGGCTTGCGCCTGACGCGGGAGGACCGGCCGGCGCCTGTTCCGATCGAGGCCCGCGGTCGCGCCTCGGCGAGCCCGAAGACCGTGCGCCAGAAGAGCGGCAAGGGCTTCTTCGGCGGCGATGCCAGGACGTCGGGATCGCGCGGCGGCTCGTCCGGCGGCGGCCGGGGGCGCAGGCCGCGTCGGCGGCGCTCCTTCCTGTTCCGCCTGGTCTACTGGTCCTTCGTGCTGGCGATGTGGGGATTGCTCGGCGTCGGCGGCATCGTCGCCTGGTATGCCGCGCATCTGCCGCCGATCCAGAACCTCGAAGTGCCGCAGCGTCCGCCCAACGTGCAGATCGTGTCGGCGGACGGTGCCGTCCTCGCCAATCGCGGCGATATGGGCGGAGCCGCCGTCTCGATCAAGGACCTGCCTTCCTACGTGCCCCAGGCCTTCGTCGCCATCGAGGACCGGCGCTTCTATTCGCATTTCGGCATCGATCCGATCGGCCTCGCCCGCGCCGCCTTCGTCGCCATCACCACCCACCGCGCCACGCAGGGCGGCTCGACGCTGACGCAGCAGCTCGCCAAGAACGTGTTCCTGACCCAGGAACGCAGCCTGCAACGCAAGGTCCAGGAAGCGATCCTGGCGATCTGGCTCGAACACAAGTTCACCAAGGACCAGATCCTCGAAATGTATATCAACCGCGTCTATTTCGGCGCGGGAGCCTATGGCATCGAGGCGGCGGCCCAGCGCTATTTCCACGAGCCGGCGAAGAGCCTCAGCATCGCCGAGGCCGCGACCCTGGCCGGGCTGATGAAGGCGCCGTCCTCCCTCGCGCCGAACAAGAATCCGAAGGGCGCGCAGGCCCGCGCCCATGAGGTGCTCGACGCCATGGTCGACACCAAGGTGATCACGCCGCAGCAGGAGCAGCAGGCCCTCGCCACGCCGGTGAAGGTCTCCAAATTCGCCAGCGAATCGTCCGGCAACTATCCGGCCGACTGGATCATGGGCCTCCTCGACGACTTCACCGGCCCGCTCGATACCGACGTCATCGTCGACACGACGATCGATTCGAAGCTGCAGTCGCTGGGCGAGCAATCCCTGCGGCAGGCGCTCGACAAATCGGGCGCGAAGCTCCACGTCTCGCAGGGCGCCCTCGTCGCCATGGACCCCGACGGAGCGGTGCGGGCGATGGTCGGCGGGCGTTCCTACGCCGACAGCCAGTTCAATCGCGTCATCATGGCCCATCGCCAGCCGGGATCGACCTTCAAGCCCTTCGTCTATCTCGCCGCGCTGGAAGCCGGGGCGACGCCCGATACGGTGCGCGACGACGCGCCGGTGAGCCTCGCCGGCTGGAACCCGGCCGACTTCTCCAAGGAATATCGCGGGCCGGTCTCGCTGACGACGGCGCTCGCCCTCTCCCTCAACACCGTCGCCGTGCGCCTGTGCGCCGAAGTGGGGGCGAAGACGGTGGTCGACGTCGCCCATCGCCTCGGCATTTCATCCAATCTCGAGCCGAACCCGTCGATCGCGCTCGGCACCTCGGAAGTGACGCCGCTCGAGATCACCTCCGCCTATGCCACCTTCGCCAATGGCGGGCATCTCGTCATCCCCTATGTCGTCAAGCGTATCCGCACGGTGAAAGGCAAGGTCCTGTTCCAGCGCGGGCCGCCAATGGGCCAGACCGTCATCTCCGACGACAAGGTCGGCATGATGAACTCCATGATGAGCGAGACGCTCACCGTCGGCACCGCCCGCAAATGGGCGCTCTCGGGCTGGCAGGCCGCCGGCAAGAGCGGCACCAGCCAGAACTTCCGCGATGCCTGGTTCATCGGCTTCACCAGCCACATGGTGACGTCGGTCTGGGTCGGCAACGACGACGGTTCGTCGACCAAGCGAATCACCGGCGGCGCCATGCCGGCGCAGATCTGGAACACCTTCATGAAGACGGCCCACAAGGGCCTTGCGCCGCGGCCGCTGCCGGGCGCGCCCTGGGTGCATCAGGAGGCGCCGGTCGACCCGGCCGTCGACGCCCAGCAGCCGCAGATCGACGGTGCGCCGGACGACCAGCCCGTGGCGATGGACCCGTCTTATGACGGCGGCCCGCCGCCGGACCGGCCGGGCATCGGCGACTGGCTTCACCGGGTGCTGGGCAATTGA
- a CDS encoding MFS transporter, translated as MPADHAADASVPKRNSRDGNAQIIATVFVTFVGYLTIGLPLAVLPTYVHGTLGYSTVMAGFVISIQYIATVLTRAQVGRIADTRGPKRTVIWGLMAGFASGVLLLASALLEGVPALGLGLLLASRLALGIGESLIGTGAIAWAIGRVGPEYTARIIAWNGVSTYGALALGAPAGVYLMGLLGFASLGVSVMLLAALGLAIALPKPATAMVGGEGRLGVGRVLSRVLLPGIALALATAGFGTITTFITLFYASRGWEGAAFALSVFGVAFMACRLIFADTINLYGGLKVAIVSLVLQFVGLMVVWSADAPAMALIGAGLAGFGFSLVFPAIGVQAVASVPAANRGSALGLYSMFLDVSLGITGPAAGLIASCFTSATPFLFGGIATVGSLAITLLLAAKGRSRQSA; from the coding sequence GTGCCCGCCGACCATGCCGCCGACGCCTCTGTTCCCAAGCGGAACAGCAGGGACGGCAATGCCCAGATCATCGCGACCGTCTTCGTCACCTTCGTCGGCTACCTGACCATCGGGCTTCCGCTGGCGGTCCTGCCGACCTATGTCCACGGCACGCTCGGCTACAGCACGGTGATGGCCGGCTTCGTCATCAGCATCCAATATATCGCGACCGTGCTGACCCGCGCCCAGGTCGGGCGGATCGCCGATACGCGCGGCCCCAAGCGCACGGTGATCTGGGGCCTGATGGCCGGCTTTGCGAGCGGCGTGCTGCTGCTCGCCTCCGCCCTCCTGGAAGGCGTTCCGGCGCTCGGCCTCGGCCTGCTGCTGGCGAGCCGCCTGGCGCTCGGCATCGGTGAAAGCCTGATCGGCACCGGCGCCATCGCCTGGGCCATCGGACGCGTCGGCCCCGAATACACCGCCCGCATCATCGCCTGGAACGGGGTATCCACCTATGGCGCGCTCGCCCTCGGCGCTCCCGCGGGCGTCTACCTGATGGGACTGCTGGGCTTTGCCAGCCTCGGCGTCAGCGTCATGCTGCTCGCCGCGCTCGGCCTCGCCATCGCGCTGCCCAAGCCGGCGACCGCCATGGTCGGCGGCGAAGGCCGGCTCGGCGTCGGCCGGGTGCTGTCGCGCGTCCTGCTGCCGGGCATCGCCCTTGCCCTGGCGACCGCCGGCTTCGGCACGATCACCACCTTCATCACGCTGTTCTACGCCAGCCGCGGCTGGGAGGGCGCCGCCTTCGCCCTCAGCGTGTTCGGCGTCGCCTTCATGGCCTGCCGGCTGATCTTCGCCGACACGATCAACCTCTATGGCGGCCTGAAGGTGGCGATCGTCTCGCTGGTCCTGCAGTTCGTCGGGCTGATGGTGGTGTGGAGCGCCGATGCGCCGGCGATGGCGCTGATCGGCGCCGGGCTCGCCGGCTTCGGCTTCAGCCTCGTCTTCCCGGCGATCGGCGTGCAGGCCGTCGCCAGCGTGCCTGCCGCGAACCGGGGATCGGCGCTCGGCCTCTATTCGATGTTCCTCGACGTGTCGCTCGGCATCACCGGGCCGGCGGCCGGCCTGATCGCCAGCTGCTTCACCTCGGCCACGCCCTTCCTGTTCGGCGGCATCGCCACCGTCGGCAGCCTGGCGATCACCCTCCTCCTCGCGGCGAAGGGCCGCTCGCGGCAGAGCGCGTGA
- a CDS encoding YraN family protein, whose product MSGRDARRTAFRFGLGAEARAAWLLRLKGYRILARRFKTQAGEIDLVASRGDTLVFIEVKGRLDAASAYEAITPAQRRRIAAAARIWLARHPGHMAMTQRFDAVFVSPRRWPVHNANAFEMDLG is encoded by the coding sequence GTGAGCGGGCGCGACGCGCGCCGGACCGCCTTCCGCTTCGGCCTCGGCGCCGAGGCCAGGGCGGCATGGCTCCTGCGCCTGAAGGGCTACCGTATCCTCGCCCGCCGCTTCAAGACGCAGGCAGGGGAGATCGACCTCGTCGCCTCGCGGGGCGACACGCTCGTCTTCATCGAGGTCAAGGGCCGTCTCGATGCGGCCTCGGCCTATGAAGCGATCACGCCGGCGCAGCGGCGGCGGATCGCCGCGGCCGCCCGCATCTGGCTGGCGCGCCATCCCGGCCACATGGCCATGACGCAGCGTTTCGACGCCGTCTTCGTCTCGCCGCGCCGCTGGCCCGTCCACAACGCCAACGCCTTCGAGATGGATCTGGGGTAG